TCTAGTGAGCAGAACAATAAAAAAACTGGCATTGCCCGTTAtagtttataaagcactttctTAGATGTTTAATCTTCACACCAGTATAGTTTGAGAAACTGGTTCAAAGAAATGTTGGGACAAAGTAATCCTGCTTATGAAAATGGTGACCAGAAAGGAGTCTTGTCTATACTGGCAGACTACTGCTTAATAGAATCCTACAaagggtgggtgggtaggtgctcagatggttttttgtttgttttgcagtttTAAGAAGTGTTGGGGAGAATTTTGGTCCTCTAGTCAGTGTGCTGAGAGTTTTATGGACCTCTGGCTTTGTGCAAGTTTATTTCTATCAGGATAATCAGTTTTTACATCATCCTGCAActtaaagcaatttaaaagaaaccaagtcttgggggtgcctggctgactcagtcggtatagcatgcaactcttgatcttggggttgtgagttcaagccccacgttgggtgtagaacctactttggaaaaaaaatcaagtctttgtatgcagttattcttttttttttttttttttaattttttttttctttccacgttttgatttatttttgggacagagagagacagagcatgaacgggagagggtcagagagagagggagacacagaatcggaaacaggctccaggctctgagccatcagcccagagcctgacgcggggctcgaactcacggaccgcgagatcgtgacctggctgaagtcggacgcttaaccgactgcgccacccaggcgcccctgtatgcagttattcttaactatttttttgtttattttgagagagtgtgtgtgggaggagcagactgagaaggggagagagaatcccaaacgggctctgtactgtcagcacggagcctgatgcagggctcaaaccaacaaaccataaggtaatggcctgagccaaaattttgagagagatacagcacaagcaggggaggggcagagggaaggtgagacaatcccaagcaggcctcacaccatcagcacagcctgacatggggcttgaacccacgacctatgagatcatggcctaagccaagatcaagagttggacactgactgagccatctaggcaccccactTAGTCTTGGCTATTAAATGTAGTTCTGAGAGAGTTAAAACTATTGGAAGTCCAGTTGTTTACAGGAAAGACTAAACACAAGTTTTGTATTTGAACCTCCTTGAAGTCCAAAATAGCTCTGCCCAGTACTTCTGTAACATCATATGCAAATAGGTGCTTTATTAGGATGTTGGCTATCCTAGTTGTTAATTTATAACCTTATACTGTTTACTTGTTACACAAAAAGACTGAATTTGTTCCAAAGTGCTAAGTTGGAAGATGAAGAAGCTATATACCCCAGAGGCCTTCAGGAGCCTTAAGATGATTGTCCGTTTCCCATTCTGCCCAAACCAAACAGGATATATTCTGTAAACTGTCTCTGCCCAGGATTAATGCCTGAGGAGGTAAGGAAGATGTCAGCAAATCCGTCTCTGGCATAGTTGGTAGCTGGCATGGATCCTCAGGAAGCATgagggagatgggaagggaagggttgCAGCTGGAAGGCCTGTTTTAAAGGGGTAATGACTTCACCTCAGATTTTGAAGAATAATGAGCCAGGAATCCAGTTTAGGTACATGCTGTTATTAGAAGGATCTAAATAATTTGTTCTCTAAGTCATCCTTCATATACCTATGGCACATCATTCTGCAGCGTTTGATACTCTGGCTGAATTTCGACTTTGGTCAACCTTGTCAATAGGCCTTTTTTTAGTGCCTTAGCCATACTTTGGTGCCACAGAGAGATGCGGCCTTGCCATCTAAGCCTGTCTTCTGGAGGGAAGCACCTGCAAACCTCTGCGCCCCAATTCCCCAAGCCTCCCTTCGACATCTAGCAAAGCTGTATTTTGGTGAGACCTAAAAGTACACGCTTGGGAAGACAGTCTGTACCATCAATGATAAACTGACCAGGAGGAGCAACgttacaaaatgaaacaaatattgcTACCCTGACTGGCGTTAAAGACAGTCTCCGGTCTTAATCATGTAGCACCACAAGATTAACTTTCTAAAACTGCTTTATCGTGTTCATCTTTCAAAGACTTTCCACCTCTTCAGTCTGGCATTCAGACCCCCTTTAGTCTGACCCCTACCTCTAATTAGAACCTCCACTGCGCTTTCAGATGGACATTTTCCTCTAGCCTGCACTGTGTGGCAGGGAGGCCACGACTAGTCACATGTAGCTAATAAGTACTGGAAATGCAGCTAATCTGAATCCACATGTACCTAAGTATAAGCTACACAGATTTTTAAGACTTGGCatataaaacaatgtaaaatacCTCAAATTTTGATATTGACtcaatgttgaaatatttttatatacagagttaaataaaatactagtttcacctgtttcttacttttttttttttttaatgtggctattaGAAAATTGTAAATGACATCTGTGACTTGCATGATGTTTCTTGGTTCTAGCCTGCTGCTCTAGCCTGACAAATTCACAGATCTCTGTGTCTTTACTCCTGCCATTTCTGTCCCCTAAACAGCATCTGCTATATTACATtactatttatcttttttcttcttgtgtaaCTCCCAGCTTGTAGGTTCCTGTCCAGCACCCTGCACATAATGCTGGATGTGAAGCACGTAGATAGTAAACATTCTATAATCCCGCATTCACGACCTACCAATTTCATCTAAAAACTTGGAGACCATTCTCAGCAAATTCCTCACACCACCCACTGCACCAGTCCCCAAATCCTACCCAAATATTTTACTTCATGTATCTCACATGATCTCTCCCTCATAAGGCTTAAGTGGTCTTTCCAGGCTCCTTCAATCCATCCTACATGCCACCATTTTTAAAACTAcgtgcctggggcgcctgggtggcgcagtcggttaagcgtccaacttcagccaggtcacgatctcgcggtccgggagttcgagccccgcgtcaggctctgggctgatggctcagagcctggagcctgtttccgattctgtgtctccctctctctctgcccctcccccgttcatgctctctctctgtcccaaaaataaataaacgttgaaaaaaaaaaataaaataaaagtacgtGCCTATGTGCAAGTACTTTACAAAGATTAATTCATTCTTTCCAACAGCCTTATGATGTGTATTATTActaatcccattttacagtgaAGGAGCAGAGTCACTGGTGAAGTCATTGGTCCGAAGTTTCCCAGACAGGAAGTAAGCCAGGATTTGCCACTGGCTTAGAAAACTCATACTTTACAACTGTGTTGTTGCCATCTTGTCTGTGGAGCTCTTCAGTGGCTCctcaaactgttttccatgaAACCCCAGGAGAAAGCCATATGGAAGTGCCCTTGCCTCAGTTAGAAAGTAGCTCACTTTTACCTGTTTTACATGCTGGCATTCTATATCAAGTTGTGTTTGGGGAAAAGGGTCTGTGGCTTTGGAGAAAACCTtttttttgaaaaccactgactTGAAGACTATGGAAAATCCTTCAGTCTGGTCCCAATCTACCTCTACAGCCACATCTATCTAGTCACATTCTTAGGATCCAGCCACACTGAGCGCACTTCCCTTAACatgtctttttatgttttcatgcTTTTGTGTAAgtcattccctctgcctggaatgcctctTTCCCTTGTCTACCCAACGAATTTATTCTCCAAGGCTTGGTTCAAACACCTTGTGGAAGTTGAATGTGAACTTGGGCTAGATTGCACAGGGTCAGAATCCTCCTTCTGTCACTTCCTGAACAAATGATTTGACTTGTCTGtctggtttctgttttctcatttttcatacaGTGACAGTAATTTATAGCTATCTCACAGAAAGGTAAGGattaaatgtattaatacatgtaaaaaactAAAAGTACATGGTAGCTATTGTTAACTCTTAGGAAATTTCCCCTCCGTGTCCCCAGGCAGGGGTAATTATACGTACTTCATTGGTACAGTGCCTTATTCCTACTACTGTTAATAGTGTTTATCACTTGAAGAATATTAATGATTTCACTGATTCTATGgctttcacattttaacatttcagaTCAGGGTGCATCTTAAAATCAAGTGTCTTTGATTTTACGCAATATGTTCATTATATCTGGTATCCTTCCTGGACCATAAACTATTTGAGGTCAGGAactacccctctcccccatttctcATCTCATCTCTTCTGCCAGCACATAGTtcactgcctggcacatggtaagcaggcgtagaaaatatttgttgaatgaatagatgatGGTGATGAAAGAGGCAGAGTGTACAACTGCCAGAGTGAAGTGCACCCTCAAAAAGTAGTCAGATGCCGTAAGTGACCTTTGGCAAACAAGTCTGGGAAGCCATTTCACAAAGCAGAATTTGCTTACTAGGACCTTGATTGCTACTTTATGACAAAGCAATAGGAGACATCCATCAAGAGTATTTTTCATAGAATGATCTTTGGAAAGCTGTACCAATCAGCAAATCTGAAATCCAGCACAGTGATGAAAATCACgggcgggtggggggcggggacaaTTCTACAACCCTAATACTATGTCCAAAAATTCCTCCAGAGGATTTCCTGTTGATGGTACCACTGTCCCAGTTAGCCTTGTCTGAAATCTTGACACCCTCTGTGACttctcacccctgcccccttcaTTCAGTGGCCACATTATCCTGCATTTGTTCTTGCATCCTTCCCCTTCCTTGTATTCCCACATTGGTTCCTCTTACCTATAGTAGCTTCCTGATTAGTCCCCTAGCTTCTAGGTCTCCAGCCCATTTTACACACTGCCACCCGTACTTTTTCTAAAAGTAGAGAAGCAATTATGTTACTCGCTTGATTAAATACCTTTACTGATGCAACTGAGTACTGAATGAAATCCAAACTCCCTAGTTTGGATTTCTGAGTCCTGACatgacctggggcgcctgggtggctcagtcaattgagtatccaactcttcattttggctcaggtcatgatcccagggttgtgggattgagccccacgtctggctccacactgagtgtggagcttgcttaagattctctctctctgccccccttcccagctcacacactcactctctctaattaaaaaaaaaaaaaaaaaaaaaaaaaaaaagcccaacatgATCTGCCCCAACCTACCTTTACAGTTCAACTCACCTTTCAATTTTTCACCTGTCATATGCAGCGGGGTTGCAGATgttgagttaatatatatattaaaattactctcacctattttttttatttttttagtatggCTACTAGCAAGGTTTAAATTATATTATGTCTTGCATATTTCTTTGGGATAGCACTGGTCTAGATCTTGCCTATATTTTAATACCTAGCTCAAATAACACTGCTTCTTCCATGGAGTGTTGTCTGATTTAATGGATgactaaaaataatttcattatccTAGAGCACTCTTACCTGTACCTCTCTTCAATCACATGCTGCTCTTTCCCCTGGATTATAATTATTAATGTAATCTCTGAGTACAACTTAAGGATACATtttatgccaaaaaaataaaaagatcctcTTTCACTAGACTGAACCAATTAAAAAgctgcagtgggggaggggattgCTTTCATAATACAAACTACAGAAAGCTTGACAAAATTTTGAGTGAAGTGAATACAGCCATTTTCAACAGAGGATATGTTCCTTGAAGGATGTATCAGAATCTCTGGAACTTTTTAAGCTTATCCAAAGGAACATGTAtttcaaaagatgaaaatacTGCTCTGAAAGGAACCACCGCATTGTGGTCCCCTCATAGTGGCCAGCAGCCCTTCAGTCAGCATTTAACTGATGTCCTCTGAGCCCGAGTGGCAGAAAAAAGTAAAGCAATGCTCCCTTCCTTCTGAAAGCTCACAGTccgtgggagagagacaaaattgtgtttttactttgtatttataTCCCACCCTGTTCTATAAAGGGATTAGAACTGGCTCACACTTAATCAGAAGTAACTGGAATACAAGTGAAATGGTGATAatgcacaaagaaggaaaatgaggacTAGAGCTTCATAGATTTCATCccagtttttgctttgttttgttttaagtaatctctatgcccaacatggggctcaaactcatgacctcgagatcaagagtcacacgctctactgaaccaagccagccaggcgcccctcatcccaGTTTTAAAACTGGGAAGCTCCAAGGCAGAGATCAGCTAGGTGGGACTTGAGGGTGAAtgtgcagggagggagagaatgaaaatcCCACCTCGCCTCATCCCCCTCTTGCTCCCTGCACCCAAGCATGATTCACCAAGAATTGGAAAACTGTGCCGTGGAAAGTGCACGGAAACATTCACGATTGGCCAGGCCGGGGTTCATAAACCACCAGCTcgctgagcctgtttcctcatctatgaaagtGAGAACACTTGATCTGGAGGCTTAACGAGAGGACCGGGTGACGGTCGGTGTCAGGGCGCCGCCTACATTCTCAGCCCGGAGTGCCGGCCTAACCTGGTGGGATGAAGAGCGGAGTAAAGGAGCGGCCGCCCCGAGGAGTAAGCGGGTCCTCCTGCATGTAGGAGGGCCTCCTTCAAAGTGGCCGCGAGACCTGTGACTCCGGTCACCTTTTCCTGCCCCAGGCTAACTGTCCGTGCCCAGGGGGCCTACCCTGTACTGCTGCACCTCCTCATCTCGTTTCTGCCTCACGAGCAAGATCTGGTCCTCCAGGTTCCTGTTCTGCAGCTGGAGCTGCCGGGCCTCTGCTTGCAGGGGTCTCAGAGCCTCCTTCATCCCCTGGATCTCGGCCTGGGTTTTCTGCAGCGCTTTGGCCGCAGCTTCTTTCCTCTCCAGGAGCCGCAGCAGCTGAGGCTCATACTCTTCCTCCAGGCCTTGGCGGCTCTCTGCCATGAGGTTCTCAAACTGGGCAGAGAGCCGCCGGCTCTCCTGGAGAAAGTGCCCGTCCCTCTGGCTGGGAGGTGCTTCTAGTTGTTGCCGTAACTGCTCCTTCTGCTTCTGATAGGCGTCCCGGAGCTGGGCCAGTTCCTCCGAGAGCTGGGCTGCCCGTGTGGTCAGCGCTTCCCGGAGATCGGCAAACTGGGCCACGTCCTGCCGGCGGCACTCGAGCTGGTATTGGCAGGCCACGCATTCCTTCGTCACCTTGAACAGCTTCTGCTTGACCAGCCGGATCTCCTCCCTCAGCCCGTCCCTCTCCAGCTCTGCTTGGGCGTGCAGTTTGTAGGCGGCCAGGATGTCCTGATGGACCTGCTGCacctcctgcagggctggttcccgGAGCAACACCAGCTCGTGGATGAGCTGATCCCTCTCCTCTTCCAGCTGGGCCACAGCTTGGACACATTGCTGGAAACGCTCCTCTAGCAATTCCAGGTCCTCTATGCTCAGGCTGTCTGTGCTGGGACCAGGCCCGGCTTGGAGGCTCTCCTCAGGGCTGGGTTTCTCCTCGCTCGTGACCGTCTCTCCCCCGGAACCGGTCTGCTCTGGGCTTGCGGTCTTTTCTGGCTGCGTGGGCTCGTCCACATATAGTATCTCCTCTGGCTTCATAGGCTCGTCCATCTCCAGGGCCTCCCCTGGTTGCCTGGTCTCCTCGATATACAGTGCCTCCTCAGGCTTCTCCGTCTCTTCCACGTAGAGTGTCTCATCGAGGTCACCTGTGTCCCCCAGGTAGAGAATGTCCTCTAAGTTCAAGGTCCCCTCCAAAGACAGAGTAACTTCTGGGTTCAAAGTCCCCACCTCACGCGGGGATTCAGAGTTCTCTTTGAGAGAAGAACTGGCTTCCGTTCTTGTTTCTCTGCAAGAGAAATGACTTAAAGTCAGAGGGCAGCCACAATCCCGGGATGGTTCCTGACGGGAGCCATTGGGCTTTTTTCGGCCTCTCACATCTCAGAGGGCACttgtctgctccttccccctccGTCAGCCTACCCCCATACACCCATGGCTCAGATCCCCTGACAACATCCCCATGACGTCAGCGTCTAGCCTCTGCTTACATACCTTTAAGGCCAGGAAGCTCACATCGTTCCACTGTCATAAGAAAATTCTAGTGTTGAAGTAAAACCTTGTCTGCAATTTTTTACCTGGACTTGGTTCCTCTTTCTGGAATCAGATCTAACTACTTTCCCATGCCAAGTTCTTTAAACACCTAAAGAAAACTAACATCTTTCGATTATTCCATGCATGCCAAAGTGTCCAGTGCCCTCCTCGTTTGGGTCACTTCTTTCTGACTCGGCTCCAAACTGTCACTGTCCCTTGGGGGTGGGTATTGGAAACAGTATCCAGGTATGTTCTGAGCTCTGGACACTATGTTTCTGTTGATAAGGCCAATATTGCCGATAGAGGGCAGCTCAATCATACTGGCAAATGCTGAGTTTGACTAAAAGCCTTTAAGACTGTCTCACACTgagtacttttattttcctaacttttttaatgtttacttatttttgagagagacagagcacgaacaggggaggagcagagaaagagtgagacacagagtccaaagcaggctccaggctctgagctgacagcacagagcccgacgtggggctcgaactcactgcgagatcatgacctgagctgacgtcagatgcttaaccgactgagctactcaggcgcccctcagactGAGTGCTTTTAAACCACATCTCTTGTTCCTGTAAAAACATTCATCTTGTTAGAATTGGCCCATCCTCTGGCCTGTCAAAGGCTCTTGaattcagattctgtgattctgaCAGAGAAGTTCCTTAACCCGGCTGCCAGTTGCCTGCTAATTTAACCAGCTTCTGTTAAGGAATATTCTCCTGCTTCTCTGGCCTTCAAATGGCTTTggtccttcctgtttcttttttttttcaacgttttattttatttttgggacagagagagacagagcatgaacgggggaggggcagagagagagggagacacagaatcggaaacaggctccaggctctgagcagtcagcccagagcctgacgcggggctcgaactcacggaccgcgagatcgtgacctggctgaagtcggacgcttaacccactgcgccacccag
This Lynx canadensis isolate LIC74 chromosome C1, mLynCan4.pri.v2, whole genome shotgun sequence DNA region includes the following protein-coding sequences:
- the SYNC gene encoding syncoilin isoform X2; the encoded protein is MASPEPRLEGDGAAQAARETRTEASSSLKENSESPREVGTLNPEVTLSLEGTLNLEDILYLGDTGDLDETLYVEETEKPEEALYIEETRQPGEALEMDEPMKPEEILYVDEPTQPEKTASPEQTGSGGETVTSEEKPSPEESLQAGPGPSTDSLSIEDLELLEERFQQCVQAVAQLEEERDQLIHELVLLREPALQEVQQVHQDILAAYKLHAQAELERDGLREEIRLVKQKLFKVTKECVACQYQLECRRQDVAQFADLREALTTRAAQLSEELAQLRDAYQKQKEQLRQQLEAPPSQRDGHFLQESRRLSAQFENLMAESRQGLEEEYEPQLLRLLERKEAAAKALQKTQAEIQGMKEALRPLQAEARQLQLQNRNLEDQILLVRQKRDEEVQQYREQLEEMEERQRRLRNGVQLQQQKNKEIEQLRISLAEELSTYKGCLETYGQICNPETATQNFLAKDH
- the SYNC gene encoding syncoilin isoform X1, which codes for MASPEPRLEGDGAAQAARETRTEASSSLKENSESPREVGTLNPEVTLSLEGTLNLEDILYLGDTGDLDETLYVEETEKPEEALYIEETRQPGEALEMDEPMKPEEILYVDEPTQPEKTASPEQTGSGGETVTSEEKPSPEESLQAGPGPSTDSLSIEDLELLEERFQQCVQAVAQLEEERDQLIHELVLLREPALQEVQQVHQDILAAYKLHAQAELERDGLREEIRLVKQKLFKVTKECVACQYQLECRRQDVAQFADLREALTTRAAQLSEELAQLRDAYQKQKEQLRQQLEAPPSQRDGHFLQESRRLSAQFENLMAESRQGLEEEYEPQLLRLLERKEAAAKALQKTQAEIQGMKEALRPLQAEARQLQLQNRNLEDQILLVRQKRDEEVQQYREQLEEMEERQRRLRNGVQLQQQKNKEIEQLRISLAEELSTYKAMLSKSLGQANAPTSQTGGIETQSQGAV